TTCCATCCCAATAGCCATCTCCATCAATGGTGCCATCTTGGGGGATGGTACCATAAAAAGGATTTTCATCTTCTCTACGTCAGGGAATAAGTAAGCCTTGGTCAAAAGGGTATTGCCGGTACGGATCATAGCAACAGCCCATTTATCCCGATACGTTTTTTCCTTTCTTTTTTCAAGCTGAACGATACCGCTGCTTAAATAGATCTGTTCAGCCTTTTCAGCAGGAAGTGAGTCAATGACAGCTTTCTTAAAAGCAAATGAAGAGACAGCAGGGATTTCTTCCCAGTGCGCGATAGTCTCGGGAACCACATTTAGACTTTTGCAAAATTCTTTATATGGCGCGCTTACATTATATTGGCGCTCAAATTCCTTGAGAGCCAGTTCGTTAAACCGTTTCTCGTCCAAATGGTCAAGACCTCGAAGAACGAATTCAAGGATATCCTGGTCGTGTTGTTTCATAATGATAAATATAGGAGGGTTAACCTGTCTAAAATATGATCTTTAGAAAGCACAGCCATACGCTAAATAAGTACCTCCCAGAAAAATTGCCCCCAACAAAATGTGTTTTATGATTAATATTTTCTTTTTCAACGGTTCTAAAACGCCACTATTTTTAGACCTGTATTCAAAAAATCGAAAAATTCCGGTAATAATAATGATTAATATGGAAAAGAGTCCCAGCCAGAAAAACACATTTATGACATCTTGAAGTAAGGTCGCCAAAGATGTCCCTTGCGCAAATCCTGCCTTCCTGCCCAGCAAATAGATGACCAGGATAGTACTTATCCACAGTCCTGTAAATAGATCATGAACAAAGTTATTTATGATAATAAGCCAGGCTTTCATAAAATGATTTCCGTTTACAAGAAATACTGTGAATGGACTGTGGTCATCACAAAGGGGATGATAAAGAGGGTTGCAATGGCAAACGCGATGCAAACCACGATGAACCAGGCAGCTTTTTCTCCCTGCCATTTAAAGAACCGCCTCAAGTGCAAATAGATCCCAAACAGGAGCAAAGTAATTAAAGACCACGTCTCAATAGGGTCCCATCCCCAGTATCTGCCCCAGCTTTGTTCAGCCCAGAGCGACCCTGAAACAACCATGATAGTCCAGGAGATAAACCCAAAACCGGCGTACTTGTAGCTATAGGCGTCAAGCGCCTCCAGAGACGGCAGCTTATTGTAAAATTCGTTTTCACCTTTCTTTTTTTTCAACAGATAAAATATAGCTGTGCTAAGAGAGATTAGAATAGCTCCCACGGCAACAATTGTAAAAGTTATGTGAATTACAAACCATATACCGCAAAAGGTGGGCGGCACCTTTGCAACCCCGGATCTTGCATAGATTCCCTTCTCCAAACGACCATGATCAAGGGTCTGCGCCAGTTGGTCCGATACCCAGGGGTTGGAGATAATTCCCAGGATCATCATTGCAAGACAGCAGGGAAGTATCACAAACCCGAGGCTTTTCAGCCTTGGGACTTTATAAACACAAACCAGAAATATAACCATACTCACCCAGACCGTGGAAGAAAATGACTCCATCTGTTGTAAATACGGCCCGTGGCCTACTGCATACCATCTTATTCCCAGAGCAATGGTGTGCGGAATCAGGCCGATCAACGCGAGCCACAGCCCGACATTGAGGCTCTTTTCGTTTTTAAAGACCACATGCCTTACAAAGAATATCGTTGAAAAGAGATAAAAAAAGAGGGCAATCCAGTGGAAGATTACCTCATATTTAAGTAACTGAATCGTTTCCATGTTTTCCTAATTCCTTTTCGAGGTTTTCTCCCAGTTCCTTGAATTCTTCAGAAAAAAGAGCATTATATCTATTGGAACGTCCGCCCATAGAGACTTGTATATTATTCCCATCTTCTGTCACCTTCAAATAAACCTGTTTATAGGGAAGCATAAATATCAAAAAGGCCCCTAATGTACTTAGGGCAAAACCACAGTAAACAAGGGGCATACCGCAGTTCTTCACAAAGGTCAGCCCTGTCCAGTAGCAAATCCGGATAAAACTCAGACTGTCTTTATTGTTAAGTCCGGCCCTCTGGCTGAACAAAACCCTTCCCTTAAACCGTTGTTCTCCTTTCTCCATAACGGTTAAGTCAACACCAGGAAAGGTCGCATAAAAGGAAGGCTCAATGAGATTGGGGTAAAATTTCATATTTAGGATATAGTCAGTGGTAGGAAAATCCATCTTTCCTTCAAGGGGTTTATCTTTTTTGCGCGAAACATCGAGTAAAAAATCGGTTAAAATATCCTCTCTTCCTTCCTTTTTCAGAATAAACCCTATGGCATATCCATAATCCATGGCCTGATAGACCTTGGTCCCCTTAAAACGGATAGGACCTGCCGGAGAAAGCAAGAACTCCCTGGCCTCACCTTTTGAGTCAATAATCGTCAGACTGCTCTCCAGATTCTTGATCTGGTCATTCTCCCAATAGCTTGGGGTAAATTTATTAAGATACACCTTAAAGCCCGGATCAAAATTCCCGGCAAAAACACCAAGGCTCTTTGCCTGCCAATCTTCATTCTTACCTTGAAAGGTATCAGCCTGCTTAAGTTGAACAAAGCCCCTTTTTTGAAAAGCCAGACCGTAAAGGGCGGCCAGAATGCAAAGGAGAAGGCCCAAATGAAAAATAACACCCCCCCACCTTCCAGCCCTGTTTTTGCCGAAGAGAAAGTATCTGCTTTTTTCTATCGCCGGATACAGCCGGTATCCCCTAACCTTAAAAACCCTCTTTATTTTACGTGCCAGTTCCTCAACTCTGACCTCTGACCCCTGACCCCTAATCCCTGACCCCTGCCCCCTAATCCCTGACCCCTGCCCCCTGATCCCCGATCCCTGGCCCCTGATCCCCGATCCCTGGCCCCTGATCACAAGGAAATCTTTAAAAGATCGTTCCGTGATTTCCCTTTGAGCAGTTTCTTTTAATTTTATCAGAGTCTTTGATTGATAGTAAACGGAATAAGCGAGGCTGAGAGCAACGAGGGCTATTAGAATCAAAAACCAAGTGGAAGTATATACCTGGTTGAGCTGCAAGAGATCGATCACATAATAAAGACTGGGGCTCCCGGCCTCCCATTGCTCAAAGAACTGCGGACTTTTTGTGGTAATTTGAGGTATAGTGGAACCGGCCAGGCAGGAGATGCCAACCGCACAGATTAAGTAAATTACGGTCTTGCGGGAAAGCAGGAACCTTTTGACTTTTTGCATGAGAGGTGTCTTTATCTAAGAGTTTGATTGTTTCCACGCTGCCGCCATTTTTTTACAAGACCGCAAAGGGACCGATGTTGCCGGAGTAGCATGCCCGGTATGACACATGCAAGATGATAAGGTATAAACAGCCGGTCCGTCACATCCCAGCCCATCCAGTAACGCCCCACCGCATAAAGCCCCCATACACCCACTCCCAGAACAACCAGTACGGCCCCTGCAATTTGTAACCAATCTCTATGCATAATTTCAGTTAACAACGGACACCATCAAGGCTTGCTCCCTTTTTCTTTGTTAGTTAGTGTCTCCCTCCACTGCCGCTGCATGGACTAACAGCAGAATAACAATTACTGTTACTGTTCCCATAACCGGTAGGTGTTGCTGCCCTGATAAATTGTGTTAACGTTGCGGAATCGTCATTATAATCATATGGAGGAGGATCGGCCACATAAGCGATAAGCCGCTGGTGCGCAGAACCGTGAGGCAGGCCCACGTGGCACTGAACACATGTATAAGTAGTGTTGTGATTACCATTACCAGAGTGAGCATTGTTTTTCCAGCCAGTATCATATACAGGATGACATTTTGTGCAGAGGCAATCCGTACTAAAATTGTTGTACCCCTGTTGTGCATCGCCGAGGGTCCACAGGACGCCAGACGAATTTTTCGGCCAGCGGCCTTTCAAAATCGTGGGGCTGGCTGAGCCGTGGGGGCCTGCCGGCGGCAAAGAAGCATCGTCTCCGTGGCAGTCTGAGCAATACATGGTCTGGAGACCCTCATTTTTCCAATCAGTGCCCATCTGAGCATCGGTTAGTGCGGTTGAACCGTCACCTGTCAAGTCGGCTTCCACCGGATGGTATGATGCGTTCTTGTAATTGAACTGAAGGGCGATATTTGTTTGCCCGGTAGGCTGTGTTGTCCAAGTGGAGTGGCATTTGAAACAGAGCTCGTATTCTTTGGTGATTCCCGTTTCATTATCTATGGTACTATACGAAGGTGCAATCCAGGCAGTGCTATTGGTAACCGACACGCCGCTGACACCAAGCAACACATTAGAAACTGCATTGGTTCCTATAGCGTGTGTGCCTGTTTTTGCTACATGGGGATTATGACAATCAACGCACTCGGCATGGCGCTTGTCAGTAACAGCATCATAGGCAAAATTGGCAGGTGTCATGTCCTCGCTTTCACTGTGTCTTCCGGAATAATCATCTGT
Above is a genomic segment from Anaerolineae bacterium containing:
- the ccsA gene encoding cytochrome c biogenesis protein CcsA, which gives rise to METIQLLKYEVIFHWIALFFYLFSTIFFVRHVVFKNEKSLNVGLWLALIGLIPHTIALGIRWYAVGHGPYLQQMESFSSTVWVSMVIFLVCVYKVPRLKSLGFVILPCCLAMMILGIISNPWVSDQLAQTLDHGRLEKGIYARSGVAKVPPTFCGIWFVIHITFTIVAVGAILISLSTAIFYLLKKKKGENEFYNKLPSLEALDAYSYKYAGFGFISWTIMVVSGSLWAEQSWGRYWGWDPIETWSLITLLLFGIYLHLRRFFKWQGEKAAWFIVVCIAFAIATLFIIPFVMTTVHSQYFL
- a CDS encoding cytochrome c biogenesis protein ResB; protein product: MQKVKRFLLSRKTVIYLICAVGISCLAGSTIPQITTKSPQFFEQWEAGSPSLYYVIDLLQLNQVYTSTWFLILIALVALSLAYSVYYQSKTLIKLKETAQREITERSFKDFLVIRGQGSGIRGQGSGIRGQGSGIRGQGSGIRGQGSEVRVEELARKIKRVFKVRGYRLYPAIEKSRYFLFGKNRAGRWGGVIFHLGLLLCILAALYGLAFQKRGFVQLKQADTFQGKNEDWQAKSLGVFAGNFDPGFKVYLNKFTPSYWENDQIKNLESSLTIIDSKGEAREFLLSPAGPIRFKGTKVYQAMDYGYAIGFILKKEGREDILTDFLLDVSRKKDKPLEGKMDFPTTDYILNMKFYPNLIEPSFYATFPGVDLTVMEKGEQRFKGRVLFSQRAGLNNKDSLSFIRICYWTGLTFVKNCGMPLVYCGFALSTLGAFLIFMLPYKQVYLKVTEDGNNIQVSMGGRSNRYNALFSEEFKELGENLEKELGKHGNDSVT
- a CDS encoding cytochrome c3 family protein, translating into MKTIFAWLISLMFLGSGFAYAGTYLDSAHGDSVSGVDRSAVTGVTAHPDVTNEYVIGHCGHCHDMHASIGGVEPAPTGDTQNIYALFKENYGGVDRNQLCYACHNNLAVGTPGNGRYGIYQGYIKYEASSHDDSANFSWPDGNPPGPQSPDAGNCLNCHNPHGYDDGSLIPSQLFKREEDLCEACHDGSPALATKDIQAQINKASAHPTDDYSGRHSESEDMTPANFAYDAVTDKRHAECVDCHNPHVAKTGTHAIGTNAVSNVLLGVSGVSVTNSTAWIAPSYSTIDNETGITKEYELCFKCHSTWTTQPTGQTNIALQFNYKNASYHPVEADLTGDGSTALTDAQMGTDWKNEGLQTMYCSDCHGDDASLPPAGPHGSASPTILKGRWPKNSSGVLWTLGDAQQGYNNFSTDCLCTKCHPVYDTGWKNNAHSGNGNHNTTYTCVQCHVGLPHGSAHQRLIAYVADPPPYDYNDDSATLTQFIRAATPTGYGNSNSNCYSAVSPCSGSGGRH